The following proteins are co-located in the Colletotrichum lupini chromosome 4, complete sequence genome:
- a CDS encoding Ras-like protein Rab7: protein MSSRKKVLLKVIILGDSGVGKTSLMNQYVNKKFSASYKATIGADFLTREVLVDDRQVTMQLWDTAGQERFQSLGVAFYRGADCCVLVYDVNNSKSFDALDSWRDEFLIQASPRDPDNFPFVVLGNKIDVEESKRVISTKRAMTFCQSKGGIPYFETSAKEAINVEQAFEVIARNALAQEESEEFSGDYQDVINIPIENPRDGCSC, encoded by the exons ATGTCATCGAGAAAGAAGGTCCTTCTCAAG GTCATTATCCTTGGCGATAGCGGTGTCGGAAAGACGAGTCTGATGAACCAATAT GTCAACAAGAAGTTCAGTGCAAGCTACAAGGCCACCATCGGCGCCGACTTCCTGACGCGCGAGGTTCTCGTCGACGACCGACAGGTGACGATGCAG CTTTGGGATACGGCAGGACAGGAGCGCTTCCAGTCTCTGGGCGTCGCTTTCTACCGTGGTGCCGACTGCTGCGTGCTCGTATACGATGTCAACAACTCCAAGAGTTTCGATGCTCTGGACAGCTGGAGGGACGAGTTCTTGATCCAGGCTTCGCCACGGGACCCGGACAACTTCCCCTTC GTCGTTCTTGGAAACAAGATTGATGTTGAGGAGAGCAAGAGAGTT ATTTCAACCAAGCGCGCCATGACCTTTTGCCAGTCCAAGGGCGGTATTCCCTACTTCGAGACCAGTGCAAAGGAGGCCATCAACGTTGAACAGGCATTCGAAG ttatcgcGCGGAACGCTCTGGCCCAGGAAGAGTCCGAGGAGTTCAGTGGTGATTACCAGGACGTCATCAACATCCCCATCGAAAACCCCCGAGACGGATGTTCTTGCTAA
- a CDS encoding GDA1/CD39 family protein: MRRTSVSLPTKQPARDPHEKPGRFAPAQRNTGLFAAFRDMSQAQKTRWMRTGAIAFFVVFLFWYLSPRGVNVYNGGAVSKGGAGGQVPADASYGTDKCTQSSSKSKPIVQYVLMIDAGSTGSRIHVYKFNNCGATPELEHEEFKMTEKSVGGLSKYKDDPEAAAASLDALMEVAMTNVPDKLKSCSPVAVKATAGLRMVGAENAEKILAAVRNRLETKYPFPVVAKEDNGVAIMDGADEGVYAWITTNYLLGKIGGPDKSPTAAVFDLGGGSTQIVFEPTFKGAADGGMPEKLAEGDHKYDLAFGGQKFELYQHSHLGYGLMSARKAVHKQLIEEIFESKKSDDSWVKQPIIHPCIAPGMVREVEVELDEKHPLGKTVTFNMTGPSQAAPAQCRNLAEKILKKEESCKLAPCSFNGVHQPSLAKTFGREDVYIFSYFYDRTKPLGMPDSFTLREMHDLANSVCGGEKSWDLFASIPGAMKELQDRPEHCLDLNFMMALLHTGYEMPIDREVKIAKKIKGNELGWCLGASLPLLSPGSGWKCRVNQVN; the protein is encoded by the exons ATGCGAAGAACATCTGTGTCGCTGCCGACGAAGCAACCCGCGCGAGATCCACACGAAAAGCCTGGTCGATTTGCACCCGCTCAACGGAATACTGGCCTGTTCGCGGCGTTCAGAGATATGTCTCAAGCACAGAAGACGAGGTGGATGAGGACGGGCGCCATCGCCTTCTTCgtcgtcttcctcttctgGTATCTGTCTCCTAGAGGCGTCAACGTCTACAATGGCGGGG CAGTATCGAAAGGCGGCGCTGGTGGCCAGGTCCCTGCCGATGCTTCGTACGGCACTGACAAGTGCACTCAATCCAGCTCCAAGTCTAAGCCCATCGTACAGTACGTCCTGATGATCGACGCCGGCAGCACTGGATCCAGAATCCACGTCTACAAGTTCAACAACTGCGGCGCCACCCCCGAGCTGGAGCATGAGGAGTTCAAGATGACGGAGAAGTCAGTTGGTGGTCTCAGCAAGTATAAGGACGACCCCGAGGCCGCTGCCGCTTCTCTCGACGCTCTGATGGAGGTTGCCATGACCAACGTTCCCGACAAGCTCAAGTCCTGCAGTCCTGTCGCGGTGAAAGCGACCGCTGGACTCCGCATGGTCGGAGCTGAGAACGCCGAGAAGATCCTCGCTGCTGTGCGCAACCGCCTCGAGACCAAGTACCCCTTCCCCGTCGTTGCCAAGGAGGATAACGGAGTTGCCATCATGGACGGCGCCGACGAAGGTGTCTACGCTTGGATCACTACCAACTACCTCCTCGGCAAGATTGGCGGCCCTGACAAGAGCCCCACCGCTGCCGTCTTCGATCTCGGCGGTGGCTCCACCCAGATTGTCTTTGAGCCCACCTTCAAGGGAGCTGCGGACGGAGGCATGCCGGAGAAGCTCGCCGAGGGTGACCACAAGTACGACCTTGCCTTTGGTGGACAAAAGTTCGAGCTCTACCAGCACTCCCATCTGGGATATGGCTTGATGAGCGCCCGCAAGGCCGTGCACAAGCAGCTGATTGAGGAGATCTTTGAGAGCAAGAAGTCCGACGACAGCTGGGTCAAGCAGCCCATCATCCACCCCTGCATTGCCCCCGGCATGGTTAGAGAGGTTGAGGTCGAGCTCGACGAGAAGCACCCCCTCGGCAAGACTGTCACCTTCAACATGACCGGCCCCTCCCAGGCCGCCCCCGCTCAGTGCCGCAACCTCGCCGAGAAGATCCTGAAGAAGGAAGAGAGCTGCAAGCTTGCGCCCTGCTCTTTCAACGGTGTCCACCAGCCATCATTGGCCAAGACCTTTGGCCGCGAGGACGTCTACATCTTCTCCTACTTCTACGACCGCACTAAGCCGCTCGGCATGCCCGACTCCTTCACCCTGCGCGAGATGCACGACCTTGCCAACTCTGTCTGCGGCGGTGAGAAGTCTTGGGATCTCTTTGCCAGCATTCCTGGTGCCATGAAGGAGTTGCAGGACCGTCCTGAGCACTGCCTTGACCTCAACTTCATGATGGCTCTTCTCCACACCGGCTACGAGATGCCTATAGACCGTGAAGTCAAGATTGCCAAGAAGATCAAGGGTAACGAATTGGGTTGGTGCCTTGGTGCTAG CTTGCCTCTTCTCTCCCCCGGATCTGGTTGGAAGTGCAGAGTCAACCAGGTCAACTAG